Genomic segment of Nitrospirota bacterium:
AAAATCCATTAATCAAGAAATGATGCCGCAGTCTCTTATCTGCTCTGAGGTGTCTTGTGATACTGAATTATACTATCTCAGGTATCCACGAAACACATTATCATTTAAGGGAAAGTTTGATTTGCCCTCTTTCAATAACTCCTGCAACATGGTAGAATAAAAAATATTTTTTCTCTGTTTTTTTTGCCAAAATCACAAAGGAGAAAAGTGCATGCCTAAGATCGTGAAGAAAGCTGTATTCCCTGCTGCAGGGTTAGGCACAAGGTTTTTACCTGCAACAAAGGCATCTCCCAAAGAGATGCTGCCCATTGTTGATAAGCCGTTGATACAGTACGCAGTTGAAGAAGCGGAGAATTGTGGCATAAAAGAATTTATCATGATTACAGGTAAATCCAAGAGGGCAATTGAAGACCACTTTGATTCTGCCTGGGAGCTTGAGGAAAACCTTAAAAGCAAAGGCAAACATGCAATGCTTGAAGAAATTCGCAGGCTGTCACGGCATCAATTTGCTTACATAAGACAGGGTGCCCCGCTGGGACTTGGTCATGCGATTCTCTGTTCCAAGGCGTTTGTAAATGACGAACCGTTTGCAGTGATCCTGAGTGATGATATAATTGATCCAGAGGACAATCTTCTTGGAGAGATGCTGAAAATATATAATGAACATGAGGCAACGGTGCTCGCACTGCAAAGAGTGCCAAAGGAAGAAGTACACCGTTACGGAATAATAGCCGGAAAAGAAGTCAAAAAAAATATTTTCAGGATAACCGATATGGTTGAAAAGCCGAAACAGTCTTCCGCTCCTTCTGACATTGCCGTCATCGGAAGGTATATACTAACTCCGGATATTTATAATTTCCTTGAAAAAACATTACCGGGCAAGGGCGGTGAAATTCAATTGACCGACGCATTGAATGCGCTTTTGCAAAAGAAACCGGTTTATGGCTACCTTTTTGAGGGAACACGCTATGACGCGGGAGACAAGCTTGGTTATCTAAAGGCAACGGTTGAATTTGCATTAAAGACCCCGACTGTCAGAGACGAGTTTAAGAAATATCTTTTATCCACAGTTTCATCAATCATAAACAAGGAGCAATAATGGCCGAAATTGATGTAAAAGAAGAGCGCGAAATTGAGATCCCGACATCCTTGCCGATCTTGCCCGTAAGAGACGTTGTTATTTTCCCCTACATGATTCTTCCGCTTTTTGTGGGAC
This window contains:
- the galU gene encoding UTP--glucose-1-phosphate uridylyltransferase GalU, with protein sequence MPKIVKKAVFPAAGLGTRFLPATKASPKEMLPIVDKPLIQYAVEEAENCGIKEFIMITGKSKRAIEDHFDSAWELEENLKSKGKHAMLEEIRRLSRHQFAYIRQGAPLGLGHAILCSKAFVNDEPFAVILSDDIIDPEDNLLGEMLKIYNEHEATVLALQRVPKEEVHRYGIIAGKEVKKNIFRITDMVEKPKQSSAPSDIAVIGRYILTPDIYNFLEKTLPGKGGEIQLTDALNALLQKKPVYGYLFEGTRYDAGDKLGYLKATVEFALKTPTVRDEFKKYLLSTVSSIINKEQ